Genomic segment of Saprospiraceae bacterium:
GTATTCCTTTAAATTTTTACTGATCATTAGTTTCATTCGATCTTTAAAATAAAAATGGGTGTAGGGCCCGTTGGCCTCTAAATGGATTATGCTTTTTATAGGAACAAACTCAATCCCTTCCAGGGTTGATAAACTGATTGAAAAATCTTCTTGCTTGGTTTGAAGTAAATTTCTCATTAAGAGATCCAGTTTAGCTTCTGATTTACTTTCAATTTTGCTATCTATTTTGGAAACTGCTTCTTTTAATTCTAAAATATCAATAGGCTTTAATAAATAATCTACAGCTGAAAATTTAATGGCTTTTAATGCATAATGATCGTATGCTGTAGTGAAAATAACTTTAAACGAACGATTTTTAAGTCTTTGCAATACATCAAAACCGGTTCCGGTCTGCATTTCAATATCAAGAAATACCAAATCCGGTTTTTTATCACTAATGAGGTTTATAGCGTCCTCTACTTCATGTGCCATTCCAATTATAGTAAGCTCCGGGCAATGATCCTTAAGCATATTATTTAAGAGCTCAGCACTTAATCGTTCATCTTCAACTATAACAGCAGTAATCATTGTAATCGTGTTAATTTGGCTAATATTAGCTATTTCAAGAGCTAAATTGCATCTATTTTTTGGGATTCCTCTTCATGAATTTGAGCTCTTTAATGAATGAGCCTTTCAAGTTAATAAAACCATCATTTGGCTTAACCTGCTTTTTAGCAGATGTATACCGAATTTATACCTTTGTACAGTAATGAACTATAAATTAATCTGTAGGGTTCTGATTGCGCTCCATTCCTTTGTTGTTTGCAGGAGTCAATCCTGTTTTCAATCTGAAAATTTGATTCTGACTGACGGGCTATCAGATCTAAGGGTACAGGATATTGTGCAGGATAAGTATGGGTACATGTGGTTTGCTACAACGTATGGCTTAAATCGGTATGATGGATATACCATAAAGCAATTTATTTATGATACCACCAGGCAAAGTATTCCATCAAACGGAATTTACAGTATGTTCAAAGACAGCAAAGGTGATTTATGGATTGGTACAACAAATGGGATTGCAAAAATTGACTATACCAACGGGGTATTCCTTCGCATGGATTCCATTTCGGGCCATAGAATGGGTTTTATTAGAGTAATCACTGAAGATCCAGACGGCAATTTATATGTTGGAGGCTCAAATGGCATTTATAAATTTAATGCTTCCTTAAATTCCTGGAGTTCGATTACTTCCGTTTTTAAGAGGCCAAAAGAACTGAGCGCAGTCAGAGGGCTGTATTTTAAAGACAAGAAAACCTTGTATGTTACTACCGAAAAGAGAGGGTTCTATGAGCTCGACCTGATTCATTTAAATTGTAAAATGATTATTTATGAAGATCAGGAAGCGTGTTACTGGGATGTATTGATGTATGATATAGAGCCTATTGGCAATGAGGAATTGTTGATCAGCTTTTTAAGTTTGGGAGTTAAATCTTACAATATGCGCACGGGTGCAATTCGAAGCATTCCCGGTCCATTTTATGATTCAAAAACGGTTCGCTGGAATACCGTTCCAAAAATTTACCGGGACAAACAAGATAGAATTTGGATAGCTTCAACTCATTTTGGACTATGTGAATACCTTGTAGCAAAAGATACAATTATTAGCTATTTAAACAGCGCACAAATGCCTTATGGTTTGGAAACCGGTTCAGTAAATTGTGTATTTCAAGACAATCAAAATAATTTATGGATAGGTACAGGTAGTCAAGGTGTTTTTAAGTTGAACCCTTCGCAAAATCGTGTTTTTTTTTATAATCAAAATGATTTTCAATCTACGAAACTTCAAAGTTCAAATGTAAATAGCATTAGTGAATGGAATCCACAAACACTAATTATTGGTCAAACAAAAGGATTTAGTTTATTTGATCTCAATTCGAAAACGTTTACAAATTATCCAGGTGATGCCAATAATAAAGGAACCAATTTTCTAAAAGGAGTCTATTCAGTTGGATTCGATCGTAAAAATAACTTGTGGTTTGGGACACTAGGTCTTGGTATCATGGTGTGGAGTAAAGGAGACCAATTTACGCATAATTATTTCCGTGGTGAATTTGGTAAAATTAATTACCCAAATGTTTTTATTTCTCAGTCTATTACCTTGTCTGATGGCAAATTTTTAAATCTTGGGATTGGAAAATTTAGTTTGTTAGATCCGAACCATTTGACCAATAAAACAAATTTGAATTCAACCGACACCCTTTATAAATATGTTGATGCAAGGTATATCCATAATTTGGGAAACGACAGTATATTGATACTACATGGTAATAATGATTTTAGTATTTATGACCATACCAGAAACAAAATAACTCGCAAAACAAATTTTCTAAACAAAAAGTTTCCAGGTATTCGCGTAAGTAAAATGGAACAAGATACATTTGGAAATTTATGGTTTGCAACTACTCAAGGATTGTTATTAATGAAACCGGATAGCAGTTTTCATCTTTACAAAATGGAAATCAATACAGAGGATCGTTTTTCATTAACCGGATTTCAGCGAGTTGGGAGCGACATGTGGGTAGCAAGTAGCCGGAGAGTAGGGAGGCTTAATTTAGAAACAGGAATAATTCAATATCTCACTGAGGCCGATGGCTTTTTTCGAAAGCAACTCAATGGCAATACATTGACACGAGCCTCCAATGGAAATTTGTATTTGGGTTGCACCGATGGTATTTATGAAATTAATCCTGAACATTTTAAGGATGAACCCAAGCAATACGATCCTAGAATAATATCCTTTACAATAACAAATGAAAATCCGATTCCACTTTGTCTTGAAGACAGTTGTACGCTATATTTAAAATACAACCAAAACTATTTTTCTTTTCAACTAAGTGCATTTGATTTTTGCGAACGTAAAGATCTGAAATATTCTTATAAATTGGAAGGTTTTGATAAAAACTGGATCGATATGAGCAATGATCGAATGGGTTTTTATACGAATGTAGATCCTGGTAATTATACCTTAAAGTTTAGGGTTCGGAATATTACTAAAAATTGGGTAGAGGGTAAACAAAAATTGTCTATACATATCCAACCGCCATTTTGGAAAACAAAGTTATTTGCATTTTTACTTTTTGGTTTAATTTCCGGACTTATCTATTGGTTTTTTCAATTTAAATTGCAGACGATGCAACGTGAGGAACGTCTTCGTTCGGAATTTGAAATTAAAATCCATGAACTTGAAAACAGTGCCTTGCGAACTCAAATGAACCCGCATTTTATATTTAATTGCCTCAATACAATTAATGCTTTTGTCCAAAAAAATGATCGGGCCAATGCCGGTTTAATGATCAGTAAATTTTCGAAACTCATTCGAATGATCTTGAATCATTCCAGAGAAAAACGAATTTCTCTTAAAGAAGAATTGGAGGCACTTGAACTTTACATTCAAATTGAAAGCACACGATTTGAATCAAGATTTGAATACCAAATTAATATTGCACCTGATATTTATACGGATGCTATTGAATTCCCATCATTGATTATTCAACCCTTGGTTGAAAATTCGATTCTGCATGTTTTACTTCCATTGAAGGAAAAAGGTTTGTTATCCATTTCTATAAAAACAGAAGACAATCATCTATTATGCAGGATTGAAGACAATGGAATTGGCAGAGATGCTGCAAAGAAACTTCGGCCACAACAGAGTCATCAAAAATCACACGGGTTAGAAATTACGCTAAAGCGTATTGAAATGTATAATCTAGAGCATAAATTTAATGGTGTCGTTAAGATTTCCGATCTCAAAGATATAGATGGGAACGCATCCGGGACTTTAATAGAAATACCCATTGCAATGAGTTTGGCTTTTTAGAATTGAGTCTGTATCAAAAGCTATTTTATTTCATTGTTGTCCACGCGAATCTGGATAAATTAAATATGAATTGTCTCCACAATTTGATTTTGTATTATCTGATATAATACATTGCTTAACATTCATTTAATTTTAAGAGAAAGCACTCCTAAAATAAAATTCAGCATTCGTTAAATGAAAATGCAGTTTTGTTAATTGACCCATAGAACCTTTATGTAGGTATTTACATTTGTCCCATCAAAATTAATTCAATAAAAAAAAAATGAAAATTCAACATTTAAAAAATCTAAAGTTACTGATGGGATTAAGCTGTTTGTTAGTTTTAACGGCTTGTCAAAAAGATGAATCTTCCACAGTACTTTCTACAGATCCGGTTTCTCTGGATGACCGGGACAATGGAGCCATAGCGCTTTACACCTTAAATGTAGACAAGTTTGCAACCGGCATTGAAAATGCATTCAATGGAAAAGTTTCAGGACTTGGTTATACCATATTTCATAACAATCAGGTTTATTACAAAGGAACAGGCGGTCTTGGTTGGTTGAGAAGACCCATCGATGCGCCTCAACGTGCACACAGTGCAAATCAAAGACAAGGACTTGCCAGTACATCAAAATATGCTACAGCAATCTTGGTTGCTAAAATACTGGAGCGAAATGGTAAAACATTGGATGAAAAACTATATAAGTATCTACCATCCAATTGGAATCCAGATGTAAATTTTAAAAATTTAAGTTTTCGTCAACTGTTAGCTCATAAAGCTGGCCTGCTAAAATATGGAAATAAGTATGCACATATGAAAAAAACAGTTGAGGGAGGTATTAATAACATTCAGGTAGCATTTGGTACACGGGTTTATGATAATATAAATTACTTTTTACCACATTACCTGGTTGCTTATATGATCGGTAAACTTGAAAATCCAAATGTATTGAGTCAATTAAAAAATGCGGAGAAAGATACCAATGCTTTAAAAGAAATACTCGCCTATAACTTTAGAGCATATATGAGAGCCTATGTTTTTAAACCCAGTGGATTAACGTATTGGGAGCGGGTAGATTTTCAACCCTGGGATAATTATGGTCCTATTCCATTTACACAAGGATGTAAATATTATGAAACAGCGAATCTGAATGAAAAAGGAAGCGATCCAAATCAGAAGTATTATGAATCCGGTCCTGGCGGTTTATATATAAGTGCAATTGAATATGCGCAAATGATTAATGCAACTGCCAACGGTAAAATAATTTCAAAAAATTTATATTCAACCATGAAAAAAGAATTATTGGGATTTGATTGGGCACTTTCAGGAAAATATGGACCCTATTATGCTAAAAATGGCAGCGCACGTTCGGAGGAAATGCTGATAGATTTTGGTGGAACCCAGGTTATCGTAGTGTCAAATTGTCCTTATAGTAATCTTGCTGAATCCCCATCGCTGATAACAAATGCATTTGATGCCGCCACAAATTAATTGTTTAAACTTAAAATTGAATTTATATGAAAACCATCGTTATCTTTTTGTTTTGCTTGATTAGTTTTTCAATACTTCAAGCTCAAGTTAAAATTGGAGGAGCAGCAACCAATCCACATGCATCTGCTATTTTGGAATTAGACGGAGGCACCACGCGCGGCTTGTTAATGCCACGTATGACGACTGCCAACATGAATGCCATAGCCAGTCCGGCGGAGGGCTTGATGATTTATAATACAACGGATAAAGCTACTTATATCCGTACCAACAATGCTTGGGTTAAAGTTGGAAGTGGATCCGGATTTGCATTGCCTTATGATGGACAGGTTAATGCACCAAATATTCCAGCATTTAGCGTTTGGAATATTGGAAATGCGGGTACAGGTATTTTTGGTAAAACTTCTGTTGGAAGCAATGGAGGCGCAGGGGTGCATGGCGATGCTACAATTCTAGGATCCTATGGTATTAAAGGTACTGGACTAGACGGAATAGGAGGTTATTTTAGTTCAACAAACAAATATTCATTGGTTACAAACAAAGGAAACGTAGGTTTTGGTACACTAACTCCTACCAATGCCTTTGTAGAAGTAAATGCACTCAATACAAATGCAACTACCATGATGTTGTTAGATGAAAATCCTACGATTCAATTGAGTAATTCAGGGGGTAACAGCGGGGTCATTAATAAGGGATTTCTGCAAGTTTCAAATCACGACTTAAAAATTGGAACAAATTTCGAAAATTCATTAGGACAATTCATCATTCGCACAGGTGGCGTGGATCGCGTTTTTGTGTGGAGTAATGGTTATACTCGTATTCCTGGAAATGTAGGTATCCTGAGTCGTGTTGGCATTGGTACAGATTCAGCAAAAGCCAAACTGGAAATCAACGCATTAAATACTTCCGATCCTGTTTTGGTTTTAAATGATGAATCGCCTACTATATTTTTTCAAAATGCCGGGGTTGATAAAGGATTTGTTCAAGTCGCCGGAAATGATTTAAAAATAGGAAATCCATTCTCCAATTCTGATGGAAAATTTATTATACGTACAGGCGGAACGGATCGCGTTTTTGTTGACAATAATGGCAATGTGGCCATCGGAAGTTCGCAAGTTGCAAATGGCTATCGACTCAGTATAAATGGAAGAGTGATTGCGGAAGAAATGCGCATTCAAAACAGCACTGCATGGCCGGACTACGTATTTAAATCAGACTATCACTTATTGTCACTTGCAGAAACGAAAGCGTTTATCTCAAGAAACAATCGCTTGCCTGGAATTCCAGCCGCAGCTGAAATTGAAAAGGAAGGCATCCCAGTAGGAAAAATGCAAACGTTGATGATGGAAAAAATTGAAGAACTCACTTTGCATTTAATTAAAGCTCAAGAGCAAATCGAACACCTGCAAAAAGAAGTACAAAAATTATCAACGAACAAATAATGGGTTAACACTCAAATTCATAAAAATGAAAAAGATATTATTCTTTATGGTATTCATTTATTCTACTTGTGTATTTGCACAACCTGCAACCATTCCACAAGCATTAAAAATGGAACTGTCAGATAAAAATTCTTTGCAAGGCATCATGGAAACTGTTTATAATTATTATGGTTTCAAGTTGGGTGAAGCATTAGATAGTACAATACAATCAAAAATTGACAGGAAAGTAAAACGATCATTGAAGCAATGGAATCGGTGGGCTTATTTTATGTCAAGTCGAACAGGACCCAATGGGGAATTGGTAGATATAAATTCAATGTGGCAAAAAAACAGTACACGGGATCAGGAGCCTATAAAAAACCTACAACAATCAATTGCCAGTACCGGAAATTGGGAATTAGTAGGACCAACGAATGTACATTATGGACATCAACGCCAAATTGGGGTTGGTAGAATGGATCGCATCGTTTTCCATCCCACCGATGCTGACATTTATTATGTCGCTAGTGGTGAAGGAGGACTTTGGAGAACGACAAATGGTGGTAGTACCTATTCCTGTCTTACGGATCATTTGCCTTTGATGGGTGTGAGCGGGATTGTTGTAGATTATAATAGCCCAACTACAATTTATATTCTTACTGGAAATGGGGATAATGCTGGATGTTGCAATGTAGGCAACTCTGGTTATGCCCATAGCAGTCAGGGTGTATTTAAATCTACTGATAATGGTAAAAATTGGAAACTTACCGGACAATTGACAACGCCTGGTAAATATGTTGGCTATCAGTTGGTGCAGAATCCGTCTAATCCATCAATGTTACTTGCGGCTACAAGCAAAGGTGTATTTCGCACGACTGATGGCGGAGCTAATTGGACAAGAACTTCTACAAATGATGTTTATCATGATGTCAAATTTAAACCAAATGATGGAAGCATCGCTTATTGTGTAGGTATCGTTGACGATAAAATGACATTCTTTTATTCTACCAATAGTGGTGCTTCTTGGATGGCTGCAAACTTTGATAAATCAATAGACAATGCCAATAGGTGCAGCATAGGGGTCTCTCCGGCAAATGACGATAAAGTTTGTCTGATATGCGGGCCGGGTAGCCTTCCGGGAGGGAAATATACCGGTTGTTTTGTGAGTACGGATGAAGGAAAAAACTTCAAACGGAAAAATAACAGTCCAGATATCTATTATAATAGTGAAGATAAAAGTGGTGATCAATCGAGTTATGATAATTGCATAACAGTAAAACCTTCTGATGCAGATATTATTATCACCGGTGGTTTAGTCGTATTTAAATCTGGGAATGGTGGAAACAGCATTGGTCAAATTACGCGTTATGAAGACGGTATAGCTTCGGAACGAGATGATTATATTCATCCAGATGTACATGCTGTTGAATATAATCCTTTAGATAATAAATTGTATGCTTGTACGGATGGTGGAGTCTATATGAGTACAAATGATGGAGCATCCTGGAGTCGCCGATTCAACGGCTTGGCAACAGCTCAGATTTTCCATATGTCTAAATTAGATGGCAGCAGTACGCAGTTTATGTTTGGAAATCAAGACAATGGTATCCATACAAGATATAGTGACAATTCTGATTTTACTCAATCTGTAGGTGGAGATGGATTTGATATGGATTTTTTTGATAATACCAATAATCGGTTTTTTGGTGTGGTTAATAGTACAGTATATAAATATTATACAGAAGGTCTTACCGATAAAGAATTAATGAATTTTGCCCCTAACTTTTTTCCATCCATGGCCAAACATTTATCAGATGATGATCTAGTATTTATTGGAAATCCTGGTAAGGCTCAAATCCATTTTTATGATCTGGATGGCATAGATGATATTACAACTTACAATATACCTGCGAGTTGGTATATACGCCAAGCACCGTCCAATACAAGTCGTTTGTATGTTGCCGGTGAGAAATCGGCTTTTAAAGCAAAAGGTGGTAAAATACACCGATACGATGGAGATGGTGATTGGACTCGATTAGATAATAAATTTGGCTTTCCAGACATGGACACCTTAAATGTTCGCATCACCTGTATTGCAGTGCACCCTACAGATCACGACAGGGTTTGGGTAAGCATGGGAGGATTCTATGATGGATTAAAAGTTTTTTATAGCAATACAGGAGGTTTATTTTGGGATAATATTACTGGCTCATTACCTAACCTACCAATTAATAGTTTGGTGGTTGATGCAAACGGGAATTTATACGCAGGAGGTGATGACGGTGTATTTTATCGGGGTGCTGGTTGGGCAGATTGGAAACCTTTTTATAATGGCCTTCCAAGAGTACCTGTTACAGATTTAATTATTACAGCGAATAATTATGTGTACGCATCTACATTTGGACGCAGCGCTTGGCGTAGTGAGTTGTATAGTGATTGTCCAACTAATTTAGACATTTCTGGAACTCAAAACGGTCAGAAATTTTATGAAGCATCTGGTAAAATTTCTACAACTGGTAAAAGTATGGGTGGAGCAGGTACGGAAGTGTTTTACAGAGCGGGCGATCGGGTGGATTTGAAAGAAGGTTTTGAAGGTGGCAATGCTAGTGAATTAAAAATTTATAATGGTCCTTGTAACAGTGGTATTCCAACATTATTTAAAAGGACAAATACCGGAGATTTAAATTTAGCATCTTACCGAACTGCATTGCTACCTAAGGAAAATAATATGGAATTTCCATTTGCCTATATTCGAAATTGGTCTAAAAAAGAAACTCTGGTAAACTTTAAAATTGAAATTGTTAAGGAAGGCGAAGTCAGTCTGGTGTTAACAAATAAAGAGGGTACAATGAACAGAGCATTATGGAGAGGATCTGCAGTAGGAAAAAATCTTGCACCATTGAATATCCCTGAATTAATGGATCAACAATGTACTGTTTTGCTTTTCCATAATGACGTGTTAGTACATTGGCAGGATTTAAATTCTAAAATTCTTAATCCGACAAAATAAAATTAAAATGAAAAACGTATTGCTAAGTTTTATATTACTTCTTGCAATTTATAAATTAAACGCACAACAAAACATTGTGATTCTATCGGGCACTTCTATTACCACAGCGAATAATGCAGTGCTTGTATTTGAAAATTGCAATTTGAGCAATTCCAGTATCAATGTCAACTTTACTAATGCATTGTTGACGGAAAGTGGGAATTTAAATACAACTATCGGTGGCACAGGGGTACTGAATTTTAAACAACT
This window contains:
- a CDS encoding beta-lactamase family protein, which gives rise to MKIQHLKNLKLLMGLSCLLVLTACQKDESSTVLSTDPVSLDDRDNGAIALYTLNVDKFATGIENAFNGKVSGLGYTIFHNNQVYYKGTGGLGWLRRPIDAPQRAHSANQRQGLASTSKYATAILVAKILERNGKTLDEKLYKYLPSNWNPDVNFKNLSFRQLLAHKAGLLKYGNKYAHMKKTVEGGINNIQVAFGTRVYDNINYFLPHYLVAYMIGKLENPNVLSQLKNAEKDTNALKEILAYNFRAYMRAYVFKPSGLTYWERVDFQPWDNYGPIPFTQGCKYYETANLNEKGSDPNQKYYESGPGGLYISAIEYAQMINATANGKIISKNLYSTMKKELLGFDWALSGKYGPYYAKNGSARSEEMLIDFGGTQVIVVSNCPYSNLAESPSLITNAFDAATN
- a CDS encoding response regulator transcription factor, whose product is MITAVIVEDERLSAELLNNMLKDHCPELTIIGMAHEVEDAINLISDKKPDLVFLDIEMQTGTGFDVLQRLKNRSFKVIFTTAYDHYALKAIKFSAVDYLLKPIDILELKEAVSKIDSKIESKSEAKLDLLMRNLLQTKQEDFSISLSTLEGIEFVPIKSIIHLEANGPYTHFYFKDRMKLMISKNLKEYEMMLSEHGFFRVHNSHLINLKEVKKIIKSDGGFAVMSDDASVAISPKKKDELMLLLNQKVL
- a CDS encoding histidine kinase — its product is MILTDGLSDLRVQDIVQDKYGYMWFATTYGLNRYDGYTIKQFIYDTTRQSIPSNGIYSMFKDSKGDLWIGTTNGIAKIDYTNGVFLRMDSISGHRMGFIRVITEDPDGNLYVGGSNGIYKFNASLNSWSSITSVFKRPKELSAVRGLYFKDKKTLYVTTEKRGFYELDLIHLNCKMIIYEDQEACYWDVLMYDIEPIGNEELLISFLSLGVKSYNMRTGAIRSIPGPFYDSKTVRWNTVPKIYRDKQDRIWIASTHFGLCEYLVAKDTIISYLNSAQMPYGLETGSVNCVFQDNQNNLWIGTGSQGVFKLNPSQNRVFFYNQNDFQSTKLQSSNVNSISEWNPQTLIIGQTKGFSLFDLNSKTFTNYPGDANNKGTNFLKGVYSVGFDRKNNLWFGTLGLGIMVWSKGDQFTHNYFRGEFGKINYPNVFISQSITLSDGKFLNLGIGKFSLLDPNHLTNKTNLNSTDTLYKYVDARYIHNLGNDSILILHGNNDFSIYDHTRNKITRKTNFLNKKFPGIRVSKMEQDTFGNLWFATTQGLLLMKPDSSFHLYKMEINTEDRFSLTGFQRVGSDMWVASSRRVGRLNLETGIIQYLTEADGFFRKQLNGNTLTRASNGNLYLGCTDGIYEINPEHFKDEPKQYDPRIISFTITNENPIPLCLEDSCTLYLKYNQNYFSFQLSAFDFCERKDLKYSYKLEGFDKNWIDMSNDRMGFYTNVDPGNYTLKFRVRNITKNWVEGKQKLSIHIQPPFWKTKLFAFLLFGLISGLIYWFFQFKLQTMQREERLRSEFEIKIHELENSALRTQMNPHFIFNCLNTINAFVQKNDRANAGLMISKFSKLIRMILNHSREKRISLKEELEALELYIQIESTRFESRFEYQINIAPDIYTDAIEFPSLIIQPLVENSILHVLLPLKEKGLLSISIKTEDNHLLCRIEDNGIGRDAAKKLRPQQSHQKSHGLEITLKRIEMYNLEHKFNGVVKISDLKDIDGNASGTLIEIPIAMSLAF